In Streptomyces sp. TS71-3, the following proteins share a genomic window:
- a CDS encoding L-rhamnose mutarotase has translation MRVALHTTVRAEKVPEYEAAHREVPRELTAAIRAAGATSWTIWRSGTHLFHLLECEDYARLLAELENLPVNVAWQARMAELLDTAHDYSPDGAEAGLPVVWELP, from the coding sequence ATGAGGGTCGCACTGCACACGACGGTCCGTGCCGAGAAGGTCCCGGAGTACGAGGCCGCGCACCGCGAGGTCCCCAGGGAGCTGACGGCCGCGATCCGCGCGGCGGGCGCCACCTCGTGGACCATCTGGCGCAGCGGCACCCACCTCTTCCACCTGCTGGAGTGCGAGGACTACGCCCGGCTGCTGGCCGAGCTGGAGAACCTGCCGGTGAACGTCGCCTGGCAGGCCCGGATGGCCGAACTCCTCGACACCGCCCACGACTACTCGCCGGACGGCGCCGAGGCGGGCCTGCCGGTCGTATGGGAGCTGCCATGA
- a CDS encoding SpoIIE family protein phosphatase: protein MIERGAKAPSLPGDWPVHPDPVLALNGMGSFDWDLDSGRLHLDDQGHEVLDLRPGEYDGVAHSLSSRLPPNEASRLDAVVSKALKTGAENYGTYFRVRRHDGSLRWTHAQGYIRRDEAGRPRRIFGIVRDATEELADKTTPRERTREAVSGDERRRRTSIVQRVTAALAHARTVQDVIDVLEDTRGLLHTGAAGLVMGLVEAGRINLVWRGPVGGDMPDATLLRTDSPYPMSEVVRTLKPRFVESPEEFSSAYPLLWQRFGHLGITAGAYLPLIAQARPIGALGLLYHDKFGFSQEERDLLVALSSSIGQSLQRAMFFEQEKDLAESLQQAMLPRTIPEVPGAEVAVRYRSAALGRDIGGDWYDVIPLPGDRVGVVIGDVQGHDTHAAAVMGQLRIVLRAYAMEGHSPAALMARASVFLHELDTERFATCLYAEVDLATGIAQLVRAGHLDPLLRHADGACRRLPVEGGLPLGLSAEFDQLAYPVGIMELDPGETLLLCTDGLVEKPGGDLDDGMQNLTALVDTGPGDLAGLADRLCVAADELSGRDDVALLLLRRRGVDAPQSGGRLQQHIEPGDPDAFHEARHMIRAAVHAWGAAERTDEIELVAGELITNSLTHTEGPAIVTLRVLTGLDRRLRVEVEDGSSALPRRRDAGDIGVSGRGLLLVDRMADVWGVESRGSGKCVWGEFVVPRRE, encoded by the coding sequence ATGATCGAGCGGGGCGCGAAGGCGCCGTCACTCCCGGGGGACTGGCCCGTCCATCCGGACCCCGTCCTGGCGCTCAACGGCATGGGCAGCTTCGACTGGGACCTCGACAGCGGCCGCCTGCACCTGGACGACCAGGGCCACGAGGTACTGGACCTGCGGCCCGGTGAGTACGACGGTGTCGCCCACAGCCTCAGCTCGCGCCTCCCGCCGAACGAGGCGTCCCGGCTCGACGCGGTCGTCTCGAAGGCGCTGAAGACCGGCGCGGAGAACTACGGCACCTACTTCCGGGTCCGCCGCCACGACGGCAGCCTGCGCTGGACCCACGCCCAGGGCTACATCCGCCGCGACGAGGCGGGCCGGCCGCGGCGCATCTTCGGCATCGTGCGCGACGCCACCGAGGAACTCGCCGACAAGACCACCCCGCGGGAGCGGACGCGGGAGGCCGTGTCCGGCGACGAGCGCAGGCGGCGCACGAGCATCGTGCAGCGCGTCACCGCGGCCCTCGCCCACGCCCGGACCGTCCAGGACGTCATCGACGTACTGGAGGACACCCGCGGCCTGCTGCACACGGGCGCCGCCGGCCTCGTCATGGGCCTCGTGGAGGCCGGGCGGATCAACCTGGTGTGGCGGGGCCCCGTGGGCGGCGACATGCCGGACGCCACGCTCCTGCGGACCGACAGCCCGTATCCGATGAGCGAGGTGGTGCGCACGCTCAAGCCCCGGTTCGTCGAGTCGCCGGAGGAGTTCTCCTCCGCCTACCCGCTGCTCTGGCAGCGGTTCGGGCACCTGGGCATCACGGCCGGCGCCTACCTGCCGCTCATCGCGCAGGCCCGCCCGATCGGCGCACTCGGGCTGCTGTACCACGACAAGTTCGGCTTCTCCCAGGAGGAGCGCGACCTCCTCGTCGCCCTGAGCAGCAGCATCGGCCAGAGCCTGCAGAGGGCCATGTTCTTCGAGCAGGAGAAGGACCTCGCCGAGAGCCTCCAGCAGGCCATGCTGCCGCGCACCATCCCCGAGGTGCCCGGCGCCGAGGTCGCGGTCCGCTACCGCTCGGCAGCCCTCGGCCGGGACATCGGCGGCGACTGGTACGACGTGATACCCCTGCCCGGCGACCGGGTCGGCGTGGTCATCGGGGACGTGCAGGGCCACGACACCCACGCCGCGGCGGTGATGGGCCAGCTCCGCATCGTGCTGCGCGCCTACGCGATGGAGGGGCACTCACCCGCCGCCCTGATGGCCAGGGCCTCCGTCTTCCTGCACGAACTGGACACCGAGCGCTTCGCGACCTGCCTCTACGCCGAGGTGGACCTGGCCACCGGGATCGCCCAGCTGGTCCGCGCGGGCCACCTCGACCCGCTGCTGCGGCACGCGGACGGCGCCTGCCGCCGGCTGCCCGTGGAGGGCGGGCTCCCGCTCGGCCTCTCCGCGGAGTTCGACCAGCTCGCCTACCCCGTCGGCATCATGGAGCTGGACCCCGGCGAGACCCTGCTGCTGTGCACCGACGGCCTCGTCGAGAAGCCCGGCGGGGACCTGGACGACGGCATGCAGAACCTGACCGCCCTGGTCGACACAGGCCCCGGCGACCTGGCGGGGCTCGCCGACCGGCTCTGCGTGGCCGCCGACGAGCTGAGCGGCCGCGACGACGTGGCGCTGCTGCTGCTCCGCCGCAGGGGAGTCGACGCCCCGCAGAGCGGCGGCCGGCTCCAGCAGCACATCGAACCGGGCGACCCCGACGCCTTCCACGAGGCCCGCCACATGATCCGCGCGGCGGTGCACGCCTGGGGCGCCGCCGAGCGCACCGACGAGATAGAGCTGGTGGCCGGAGAGCTGATCACCAACTCCCTGACGCACACCGAGGGCCCCGCGATCGTCACGCTCCGTGTGCTGACCGGGCTCGACCGCCGGCTGCGGGTCGAGGTCGAGGACGGCTCCAGCGCCCTGCCGCGCCGCCGGGACGCCGGCGACATCGGCGTGTCCGGGCGGGGCCTGCTGCTGGTGGACCGGATGGCGGACGTATGGGGCGTGGAGTCGCGCGGCAGCGGCAAGTGCGTCTGGGGCGAGTTCGTGGTGCCACGGCGAGAATGA
- a CDS encoding Fpg/Nei family DNA glycosylase, with translation MPELPEVEALTGFLGDHLTEHEIVRVLPVAISVLKTYEPPVTALEGRSVMAVRRYGKFLDLDAGGLHMVVHLARAGWLHWRDRLPDGPARHPATTPHRRAARDLALMRPGKGPLALRVALETGEGFDLTEQGTQKRLAVYVVRDPAEVPGVARLGPDPLDVGFDEARLAALLAGERRQIKGALRDQSLIAGIGNAYSDEILHAARMSPYKLAARLGADEVHGLYEAMRGTLGDAVERARGVAAGRLKAEKKSGLRVHGRAGEPCPVCGDTVREVSFSDSSLQYCPTCQTDGKILADRRMSRLLK, from the coding sequence ATGCCCGAACTCCCCGAGGTGGAAGCGCTCACCGGCTTCCTCGGCGACCACCTGACCGAGCACGAGATCGTGCGGGTGCTGCCGGTCGCCATCAGCGTGCTGAAGACCTACGAACCGCCCGTGACCGCCCTGGAGGGCCGGAGCGTGATGGCGGTGCGCCGGTACGGAAAGTTCCTCGACCTGGACGCCGGCGGCCTGCACATGGTCGTCCACCTTGCCCGCGCCGGCTGGCTGCACTGGCGCGACCGGCTGCCCGACGGTCCCGCCCGTCACCCGGCCACCACCCCTCATCGACGCGCTGCGCGCGACCTCGCCCTGATGCGTCCCGGCAAGGGCCCCCTGGCCCTGCGGGTCGCGCTGGAGACCGGCGAGGGCTTCGACCTCACCGAGCAGGGCACCCAGAAGCGCCTGGCCGTGTACGTCGTGCGCGACCCCGCGGAGGTGCCCGGCGTCGCCAGGCTGGGCCCCGACCCGCTCGACGTGGGCTTCGACGAGGCCCGCCTCGCCGCCCTGCTGGCGGGGGAGCGGCGGCAGATCAAGGGCGCGCTGCGCGACCAGAGCCTGATCGCCGGAATCGGCAACGCCTACAGCGACGAGATCCTGCACGCCGCGCGGATGTCGCCGTACAAGCTGGCGGCGCGACTCGGCGCCGACGAGGTGCACGGCCTGTACGAGGCGATGCGCGGCACGCTCGGCGACGCGGTGGAACGGGCGCGGGGCGTGGCCGCGGGGCGGCTGAAGGCCGAGAAGAAGAGCGGGCTCAGGGTGCACGGCCGGGCCGGCGAGCCCTGCCCGGTGTGCGGTGACACCGTGCGGGAGGTGTCGTTCAGCGACTCCAGCCTCCAGTACTGCCCCACCTGCCAGACCGACGGGAAGATCCTCGCCGACCGCCGGATGTCGCGCCTGCTGAAGTAG
- a CDS encoding sensor histidine kinase yields MTGTAAAVLLALCPLLLAGGFLVGRRTAHPGGRSDVGSPVERATFETLHTASLAAPPLRAGLTEDTARKAVRGLRTLLGTDALCVTGRSSVLAWDGGGEEHAGHVMEKLAGLLATGRSTAFDCGCGDPDCPLRWGVAAAVVVDQRVLGALVTYATRDFAVLARATDEVARWVSVQLELAELDRSRTRLIEAEIRALRAQISPHFIFNSLAAIASFVRTDPERARELLLEFADFTRYSFRRHGDFTTLADELHSIDQYLALVRARFGDRLSVTLQIAPEVLPVSLPFLCLQPLVENAVKHGLEGAVARSSITISAKDAGAEAEVVIEDDGVGMEPELLRRILRGEGEATSGVGLSNVDERLRQVFGDDYGLVIDTGVGAGMRITIRIPKYRAGVHSSPADSEG; encoded by the coding sequence ATGACCGGCACCGCGGCCGCCGTGCTGCTCGCGCTCTGCCCGCTGCTGCTGGCGGGCGGGTTCCTGGTGGGCCGGCGCACCGCGCACCCGGGCGGTCGCAGCGACGTCGGCTCGCCGGTGGAGCGCGCCACCTTCGAGACCCTGCACACCGCCTCGCTCGCCGCGCCCCCGCTGCGCGCCGGGCTGACCGAGGACACCGCCCGCAAGGCGGTGCGGGGACTGCGCACGCTGCTGGGCACCGACGCGCTCTGCGTCACCGGCCGCTCCTCCGTGCTCGCCTGGGACGGCGGCGGGGAGGAGCACGCCGGGCACGTGATGGAGAAGCTGGCCGGCCTGCTGGCCACCGGCCGCTCGACCGCCTTCGACTGCGGCTGCGGCGACCCGGACTGCCCGCTGCGCTGGGGGGTGGCGGCGGCCGTGGTGGTCGACCAGCGGGTGCTGGGCGCGCTGGTGACGTACGCGACACGCGACTTCGCGGTGCTGGCCCGCGCCACCGACGAGGTGGCCCGCTGGGTCTCCGTGCAGCTCGAACTGGCCGAGCTGGACCGCTCGCGCACCCGGCTGATCGAGGCGGAGATCCGGGCGCTGCGCGCGCAGATCTCCCCGCACTTCATCTTCAACTCGCTCGCGGCGATCGCCTCGTTCGTACGCACCGACCCCGAGCGGGCGAGGGAACTGCTGCTGGAGTTCGCCGACTTCACCCGGTACTCGTTCCGGCGGCACGGGGACTTCACCACGCTCGCCGACGAGCTGCACTCCATCGACCAGTACCTGGCGCTGGTGCGTGCCCGCTTCGGCGACCGGCTCTCGGTGACCCTGCAGATCGCGCCCGAGGTGCTGCCGGTGTCCCTGCCGTTCCTCTGCCTCCAGCCGCTGGTGGAGAACGCCGTGAAGCACGGTCTGGAGGGCGCAGTGGCGCGCAGCAGCATCACCATCAGCGCGAAGGACGCGGGCGCCGAGGCGGAGGTGGTGATCGAGGACGACGGGGTCGGCATGGAGCCCGAGCTGCTCCGCCGGATCCTGCGCGGCGAGGGCGAGGCGACGTCGGGCGTCGGCCTGTCCAACGTGGACGAGCGGCTGCGGCAGGTCTTCGGGGACGACTACGGGCTGGTCATCGACACCGGTGTGGGGGCGGGCATGCGGATCACGATCCGGATTCCCAAGTACCGGGCGGGCGTGCACTCGTCGCCGGCCGACAGCGAGGGCTGA
- a CDS encoding lipase maturation factor family protein gives MEWFTADGYWMSRLILQRGLAALYLVAFLASALQFRALIGRHGMLPVPDHVARVPFRRAPSVFHAHYSDRFFAGCCWLGCAVALALLAGAGDLVPLWAAMLLWALPWALYLSIVNVGQTWYGFGWETLLLEVGFLAIWLGNDHVGPPIVVLFLLRWVLFRVEFGAGLIKIRGDACWRRLTCLDYHHETQPMPGPLSWFFHRMPKPLHRLEVAANHVTQLVVPVLLFTPQPVASIAAALMIATQLWLVLSGNFAWLNWVTIVLALAALDLAPLAGDRAQPPAPLWYEVVVLTVAATLVALSYRPARNLLARRQLMNFSFDPLHLVNTYGAFGSVNRIRLEVVLEGTEDPRPRQDAQWREYEFRGKPGDPRRWPRQFAPYHLRLDWLMWFAALSPAYARPWFGPLVERLLTGDRDTLRLLRRSPFPAEDPPGAVRALLYRYRFTTPAELRATGACWDRTYIREYWPPTRLEAGPPEP, from the coding sequence ATGGAATGGTTCACGGCCGACGGCTACTGGATGAGCCGGCTGATCTTACAGCGGGGCCTGGCCGCCCTCTATCTGGTGGCCTTCCTCGCGTCAGCCCTGCAGTTCAGGGCGCTGATCGGCAGACACGGCATGCTGCCGGTGCCCGATCACGTGGCCCGGGTGCCCTTCCGGCGGGCGCCGAGCGTCTTCCACGCCCACTACTCGGACCGGTTCTTCGCGGGCTGCTGCTGGCTGGGCTGCGCCGTGGCCCTGGCCCTGCTCGCGGGCGCCGGCGACCTGGTGCCGCTGTGGGCGGCGATGCTGCTGTGGGCCCTGCCGTGGGCGCTGTACCTGTCGATCGTGAACGTCGGGCAGACCTGGTACGGCTTCGGCTGGGAGACGCTGCTGCTCGAAGTGGGGTTCCTGGCCATCTGGCTCGGCAACGACCACGTGGGGCCCCCGATCGTGGTGCTGTTCCTGCTGCGCTGGGTGCTGTTCCGGGTGGAGTTCGGGGCGGGCCTGATCAAGATCCGCGGGGACGCCTGCTGGCGCCGGCTCACCTGTCTGGACTACCACCACGAGACACAGCCGATGCCGGGCCCGCTGAGCTGGTTCTTCCACCGCATGCCGAAGCCGCTGCACCGCCTGGAGGTGGCGGCGAACCACGTCACGCAGCTCGTCGTGCCGGTCCTGCTCTTCACTCCCCAGCCGGTCGCGTCGATCGCCGCCGCGCTGATGATCGCCACCCAGCTGTGGCTGGTGCTCTCGGGCAATTTCGCCTGGCTGAACTGGGTGACCATCGTGCTGGCCCTGGCCGCCCTCGACCTCGCCCCGCTCGCCGGCGACCGCGCCCAGCCGCCCGCGCCGCTCTGGTACGAGGTGGTGGTGCTCACGGTCGCGGCCACTCTCGTGGCCCTGAGCTACCGGCCGGCGCGCAACCTCCTGGCCCGGCGGCAGCTGATGAACTTCTCGTTCGACCCGCTGCACCTGGTCAACACCTACGGCGCCTTCGGCAGCGTCAACCGGATCCGCCTGGAGGTGGTGCTGGAGGGCACCGAGGATCCGCGGCCGCGGCAGGACGCGCAGTGGCGGGAGTACGAGTTCCGGGGCAAGCCGGGCGATCCCCGGCGCTGGCCGCGCCAGTTCGCGCCGTACCATCTGCGTCTCGACTGGCTGATGTGGTTCGCCGCGCTCTCCCCCGCCTACGCCCGTCCGTGGTTCGGCCCGCTGGTGGAGCGCCTGCTCACCGGGGACCGGGACACGCTGCGGCTGCTGCGCCGCTCGCCCTTCCCCGCCGAGGACCCGCCCGGGGCCGTCCGCGCGCTGCTCTACCGCTACCGGTTCACCACCCCGGCCGAGCTGCGCGCGACGGGCGCCTGCTGGGACCGCACCTACATCCGCGAGTACTGGCCCCCGACCCGGCTGGAGGCCGGGCCTCCGGAGCCCTGA
- a CDS encoding sigma-70 family RNA polymerase sigma factor produces the protein MTVRTGERELAELLREHAGPLFALLLRLSDGDRQRAEDLVQETLVRAWQHPEALAADYESVRPWLFTVGRRLAIDARRARLARPAEVPGVVTESARICADHAERAAAALDVREAVKTLTPEHRDVLLQVYFRGASVAEAAQALGIPPGTVKSRAYYALRALRRVLPGYASDQA, from the coding sequence ATGACCGTGAGGACGGGGGAGCGGGAGCTCGCCGAGCTGCTGCGCGAGCACGCGGGTCCGCTCTTCGCACTGCTGCTGCGACTGAGCGACGGCGACCGGCAGCGCGCCGAGGACCTGGTGCAGGAGACCCTGGTGCGCGCCTGGCAGCACCCGGAGGCCCTGGCCGCCGACTACGAGTCGGTGCGCCCCTGGCTGTTCACGGTCGGCAGGCGGCTCGCGATCGACGCCCGGCGCGCCCGTCTCGCCCGCCCCGCCGAGGTGCCGGGCGTGGTGACGGAGAGCGCGCGGATCTGTGCCGACCACGCGGAGCGCGCCGCCGCGGCCCTCGATGTCCGCGAGGCTGTGAAGACTCTCACTCCCGAGCACCGCGATGTCCTGTTGCAGGTGTACTTCCGCGGGGCGAGCGTGGCGGAAGCCGCCCAGGCCCTGGGGATCCCTCCCGGTACTGTGAAGTCCCGGGCGTACTACGCTCTGCGGGCGCTGCGCCGGGTGCTTCCCGGTTACGCCTCCGACCAGGCGTGA
- a CDS encoding amidohydrolase, which produces MTTPSDTHDGNGAATGGSPPPAPAGPGIVDAHHHVWDLSVRDQEWITGQAMAPIRRNFTVDDLAPEARAKGVTASVLVQTVSAAAETPDFLAIADGSDLVAGVVGWTDLTRPDAEESLARLRALPGGRHLVGIRHQVQGENDPQWLQRPDVRRGLAAVADAGLVYDLVVLPHQLPACVRAAAELPQLTFVLDHLGKPPIAAGTLEPWAAQVRALAAQPNTVCKLSGMVTEAAWDSWTAADLRPYAETVLDAFGPGRVMFGSDWPVCNLAADYGQVVDTAHLLAEELSGDERAQVFSGTATRVYGL; this is translated from the coding sequence ATGACCACACCCTCGGACACTCACGACGGGAACGGCGCGGCCACCGGCGGGAGCCCGCCCCCCGCGCCGGCGGGGCCGGGGATCGTCGACGCCCACCACCACGTCTGGGACCTGTCGGTGCGCGACCAGGAATGGATCACCGGTCAGGCCATGGCGCCGATCCGGCGGAACTTCACGGTGGACGACCTGGCGCCCGAGGCGCGCGCCAAGGGCGTCACGGCCAGCGTGCTGGTGCAGACGGTCTCCGCCGCCGCCGAGACCCCGGACTTCCTGGCCATCGCGGACGGCAGCGACCTGGTCGCCGGCGTGGTCGGCTGGACCGACCTGACCAGGCCGGACGCCGAGGAGTCGCTGGCGAGGCTGCGCGCCCTGCCCGGCGGACGCCACCTGGTCGGCATCCGGCACCAGGTGCAGGGCGAGAACGACCCGCAGTGGCTGCAGCGGCCGGACGTGCGCCGCGGACTGGCCGCGGTCGCCGACGCCGGCCTCGTCTACGACCTGGTGGTGCTGCCGCACCAGCTGCCGGCCTGCGTGCGGGCCGCGGCCGAGCTGCCCCAGCTCACCTTCGTCCTGGACCACCTCGGCAAGCCGCCCATCGCCGCGGGCACGCTGGAGCCCTGGGCCGCCCAGGTCCGTGCCCTGGCCGCACAGCCGAACACCGTCTGCAAGCTCTCCGGCATGGTCACCGAGGCCGCCTGGGACTCCTGGACGGCGGCGGACCTGCGGCCGTACGCCGAGACCGTGCTGGACGCCTTCGGGCCCGGCCGGGTGATGTTCGGCTCCGACTGGCCCGTGTGCAATCTCGCGGCCGACTACGGGCAGGTCGTGGACACCGCGCACCTGCTCGCCGAGGAGCTGTCCGGCGACGAGCGGGCCCAGGTCTTCTCCGGCACCGCCACCCGCGTCTACGGGCTGTAG
- a CDS encoding LytTR family DNA-binding domain-containing protein, with translation MLRVLAVDDEEPALAELMYLLRADARVGQVEGATDATGALRRIGRALESGPDAEDAFDVLFLDIRMAGLTGLDVARLLAGFARPPLIVFVTAHEDFAVQAFDLKAVDYLLKPVRKERLAEAVSRVAEQLAVIRRSGDHAPADRTPAGGTDRVRTVGAEGVPNAGADRIPVELGGVVRLLAVADITYAEAQGDYARLHTPDGSHLVRIPLATLEERWEPYGFVRIHRSHLVALHRIDELRLDGGGMSVRIGGAQLAVSRRHASRVRELLVRRAGN, from the coding sequence ATGCTGCGCGTACTGGCCGTGGACGACGAGGAGCCCGCGCTCGCGGAGCTGATGTACCTGCTGCGGGCCGACGCCCGGGTCGGCCAGGTCGAGGGGGCCACCGACGCCACCGGCGCGCTGCGCCGGATCGGGCGCGCGCTGGAGTCCGGGCCCGACGCCGAGGACGCCTTCGACGTGCTCTTCCTCGACATCCGGATGGCGGGCCTCACCGGCCTGGACGTCGCCAGGCTGCTGGCCGGCTTCGCCAGGCCCCCGCTGATCGTGTTCGTCACCGCCCACGAGGACTTCGCCGTCCAGGCCTTCGACCTCAAGGCGGTGGACTACCTCCTCAAGCCGGTGCGCAAGGAGCGCCTCGCCGAGGCGGTGAGCCGGGTCGCCGAGCAGCTCGCGGTCATCCGGCGCTCCGGGGACCACGCCCCGGCCGACCGGACCCCCGCGGGCGGCACGGACCGCGTCCGCACCGTCGGAGCCGAGGGCGTGCCCAACGCCGGCGCCGACCGCATCCCCGTGGAACTCGGCGGCGTCGTCCGGCTGCTGGCCGTCGCCGACATCACCTACGCCGAGGCCCAGGGCGACTACGCCCGGCTGCACACCCCGGACGGCAGCCACCTGGTGCGCATCCCGCTGGCCACGCTGGAGGAGCGCTGGGAGCCCTACGGGTTCGTCCGCATCCACCGCAGCCACCTGGTGGCGCTGCACCGGATCGACGAACTCCGGCTGGACGGCGGCGGCATGAGCGTGCGGATCGGCGGCGCGCAGCTCGCCGTGAGCAGGCGGCACGCGAGCCGGGTGCGGGAGCTGCTGGTGCGACGCGCGGGCAACTGA
- a CDS encoding cation acetate symporter yields the protein MNEAYAVCAVAGVVLATVLIGGFGLRISRTTSDFYVASRTVGASLNAAAISGEYLSAASFLGVAGLLLVQGPEMLWYPVGYTAGYLVLLIFVAAPLRRSGAYTLPDFAEGRLESARVRRVVSVLVVGAGWLYLVPQLQGAGLTLGTLTGAPRWLGAVLVACVVVVAVAAGGMRSITFVQAFQYWLKLTALLVPAVFLLLAWRHDGSTPPAFPTDPDVMSGAPGPDQPLSDTRADHPLYATYGLIVATFLGTMGLPHVVVRFYTSPNGRAARRTTVVVLALVGLFYLLPPVYGWLGRLYAPELTGSGEADTAVLLLPGRAVGGVGGDLLGALVAGGAFAAFLSTASGLTMAVSGVLSQDVLPARGPRHFRLATVLAMGVPLGGALLMEGIPVADAVGMAFAVSASSFCPLLVLGIWWRRLTPPGAMAGLLLGGGSALVAVTLTAAGAGVASTRWLHTLLAWPAVWSVPVGFLAMVLVSLATPGSIPPHTSATMTRLHLPESLSVRQTAAAAGGARAHARPERPAPEASG from the coding sequence GTGAACGAGGCGTACGCCGTCTGCGCCGTGGCCGGCGTGGTGCTCGCCACCGTCCTCATCGGCGGCTTCGGCCTCAGGATCTCCCGCACCACCTCCGACTTCTACGTGGCCTCGCGCACCGTGGGCGCCTCGCTCAACGCCGCGGCGATCAGCGGTGAGTACCTCTCCGCCGCCTCGTTCCTCGGCGTCGCGGGGCTGCTGCTCGTCCAGGGGCCCGAGATGCTCTGGTACCCGGTGGGCTACACCGCGGGCTACCTCGTCCTGCTGATCTTCGTGGCCGCGCCGCTGCGGCGCTCCGGTGCCTACACACTCCCGGACTTCGCCGAGGGGCGGTTGGAGTCGGCGCGGGTGCGCCGGGTCGTCAGCGTGCTGGTGGTGGGCGCGGGCTGGCTCTACCTGGTGCCCCAGTTGCAGGGTGCCGGGCTGACGCTGGGCACCCTGACGGGCGCGCCCCGCTGGCTCGGCGCGGTGCTCGTCGCCTGCGTGGTGGTGGTCGCCGTGGCGGCGGGCGGCATGCGCAGCATCACCTTCGTGCAGGCCTTCCAGTACTGGCTCAAGCTCACCGCGCTGCTGGTGCCCGCGGTCTTCCTGCTGCTCGCCTGGCGCCACGACGGCAGCACCCCGCCGGCGTTCCCCACGGACCCGGACGTGATGTCCGGGGCGCCGGGCCCCGACCAGCCGCTCTCCGACACCCGCGCCGACCACCCGCTGTACGCCACCTACGGCCTGATCGTCGCCACCTTCCTCGGCACCATGGGCCTCCCGCACGTGGTGGTGCGCTTCTACACCAGCCCCAACGGCCGCGCCGCGCGCCGCACCACCGTCGTCGTCCTCGCACTGGTCGGCCTGTTCTACCTGCTGCCGCCCGTCTACGGCTGGCTCGGCCGGCTGTACGCGCCGGAGCTGACCGGCAGCGGGGAGGCCGACACGGCCGTGCTGCTGCTGCCGGGGCGCGCCGTCGGCGGGGTCGGCGGCGATCTGCTGGGCGCGCTGGTCGCGGGCGGCGCCTTCGCGGCCTTCCTGTCCACCGCGTCCGGGCTCACCATGGCGGTCTCCGGAGTGCTCAGCCAGGACGTGCTGCCGGCCCGCGGGCCCCGGCACTTCCGGCTGGCCACGGTGCTGGCGATGGGCGTGCCGCTCGGCGGCGCGCTGCTGATGGAGGGGATACCGGTGGCGGACGCGGTGGGGATGGCGTTCGCGGTGTCCGCGTCGTCGTTCTGCCCGCTGCTGGTCCTCGGCATCTGGTGGCGCAGGCTCACCCCGCCGGGGGCCATGGCGGGGCTGCTGCTGGGCGGCGGCTCCGCGCTGGTCGCGGTCACGCTGACGGCGGCCGGGGCCGGCGTCGCGAGCACCCGCTGGCTGCACACGCTGCTGGCCTGGCCCGCCGTCTGGTCGGTGCCCGTGGGGTTCCTCGCCATGGTGCTGGTCTCGCTGGCCACCCCCGGCAGCATCCCGCCGCACACGTCCGCCACCATGACCCGGCTCCACCTGCCGGAGTCGCTGAGCGTCCGGCAGACCGCGGCCGCCGCCGGGGGAGCCCGGGCGCACGCGCGGCCGGAGCGCCCGGCACCCGAGGCGAGCGGATGA